In Paramisgurnus dabryanus chromosome 7, PD_genome_1.1, whole genome shotgun sequence, the following are encoded in one genomic region:
- the chst7 gene encoding carbohydrate sulfotransferase 7, which produces MEKDSTRQTLLRCTVYIGASSGVELSAGIRVPDSAEAMKRRLPKKYIILILGYSVALLLIPYVLDNRNKSPHVKDGFQQQKCPDLKSTIALWSTRDKTGGNSTEMEDYGNRSQSRINIYLHATWRTGSSFLGELFNQHPDVFYLYEPMWNMWQALYPGDAASLQGAVRDMMNSLFRCDFSVLRLYAGSANISTSFIFGWKTNKVICSEPLCKAYKKHEIGLIQGDVCSKCQPRDLKELERECKKYPVMVIKDVRVLDLGVLVPLMRDPAINLQIVQLFRDPRAVHNSRLKSKLALVKESIQVLRSKKQTDKYKRLLVPSNRVNRAESYVSSAMELICDNWLNDMLLVVNAPVWVRRNYMQLKYEDLVLSPVEELRKLYRFSNLTLAPDMVRFVMNMTRGQGYSSDKPFLISSRDAREAIYAWRERLNVEQVNQVEAYCSEVMRHLGYRKRSMDNT; this is translated from the coding sequence ATGGAAAAAGATTCCACTCGCCAAACTTTGCTGCGCTGTACGGTCTACATAGGCGCCTCGTCTGGAGTCGAGCTGTCCGCCGGGATCCGCGTCCCCGACTCCGCTGAGGCCATGAAGAGACGGCTTCCGAAAAAATACATCATCTTAATTTTAGGATATTCAGTGGCGCTGCTTTTAATCCCGTATGTACTAGATAACCGAAACAAATCGCCTCACGTAAAAGATGGATTTCAGCAACAGAAGTGTCCCGATCTGAAGAGCACCATCGCCCTGTGGAGCACCAGAGACAAGACTGGCGGCAACTCAACGGAGATGGAGGACTACGGCAACAGGAGTCAGTCCAGAATAAACATATACCTGCACGCAACCTGGAGGACAGGTTCTTCGTTTTTAGGGGAATTATTTAACCAACACCCCGATGTGTTTTATTTATACGAGCCCATGTGGAACATGTGGCAGGCTCTCTATCCAGGAGATGCGGCAAGTTTACAAGGAGCGGTCAGGGACATGATGAACTCCCTCTTCAGATGCGATTTCTCCGTGTTAAGACTCTACGCGGGATCCGCCAACATAAGCACTTCGTTTATATTCGGCTGGAAAACCAACAAGGTCATTTGTTCCGAGCCTCTGTGCAAAGCGTATAAAAAGCACGAGATCGGTTTGATCCAGGGCGACGTGTGCAGCAAATGCCAGCCCCGGGATCTGAAAGAGTTGGAAAGGGAGTGCAAAAAGTACCCGGTGATGGTCATCAAAGACGTGAGGGTTTTAGATCTTGGTGTTTTGGTTCCTCTGATGCGCGATCCCGCCATAAACCTGCAGATCGTGCAGTTATTTCGCGACCCGAGAGCTGTGCACAATTCCCGGTTGAAATCCAAACTCGCTCTGGTGAAGGAAAGCATACAGGTGCTGAGGAGCAAGAAACAGACGGATAAATACAAGCGACTTCTGGTGCCTAGCAACCGTGTCAATCGCGCCGAAAGCTACGTGTCCAGCGCGATGGAGTTAATCTGCGATAACTGGCTAAACGACATGCTGCTGGTCGTGAACGCGCCGGTGTGGGTGAGGAGAAACTACATGCAGCTCAAATACGAAGATCTGGTTCTCAGTCCCGTGGAAGAGCTGAGGAAGCTTTACCGCTTCTCCAATCTTACCCTCGCTCCTGACATGGTGAGGTTTGTGATGAACATGACCCGAGGACAGGGCTATTCATCGGATAAACCCTTCCTCATATCATCCAGGGATGCGAGAGAGGCGATATATGCCTGGAGAGAGAGGCTGAATGTGGAGCAGGTGAACCAGGTTGAAGCTTACTGCAGTGAGGTTATGAGGCACCTGGGATATCGCAAGAGGAGCATGGACAACACCTAA